The Saliniramus fredricksonii genome segment CAGATGCATCACCACGGGGCGATCCGGGCGCAATGTCACCCGATGCAGCGGCTCGACGGCGCCATCCCCGGCCAGCGAGAGATCGACGGCGCGCAGGACCCGGGCGAGGATCAGGATGGCCTCCTGCATGGAAAAACTCTGACCGATACAGACACGCGGACCGGCGCCGAAGGGCAGATAGGCGAAGCGCGGGATGCTGGCGCGGCACTCCGGCAGGAAGCGGGCAGGATCAAACAGATCAGGCTCCTCCCACAGCGTCTTGTGGCGATGCAGCACCCACGGCGCGATGGTGACGAGGGTGCCTTTCGGCACGCGGATCCCGGCGATCCGGTCGGGTCCGAGCGCTTCGCGGCTCATGAAGGGCACCGGCGGGTAGAGCCGCATCGCTTCTTCCAGAACGGCGCGGGTATGGACCAGCTTGTCGAGTGTCTGTGGCGTGGCTGGGCCGTCGCCGAGAACGGCATCGGCCTCCCTGCGGATCGCCTGCGCCCATTCCGGCGCGCGGGCGAGCAGATACAGGCTCCAGGTCAGCGCGTTGGCGGTGGTCTCGTGGCCGGCGCCGATGAAGGTGACGATATTGGCCTGGACGGAAATTTCGTCGAGCGGCTCTCCGGTCTCCGGATCGCGCGCCTCGAGCAGCAGGGTGAGCAGATCCCGCGGTGCATCCGCACCGCTCTCGATCAGGGCGCGGCGGCGGGTAATCAGTTCGCCGACCACCTCTTCGAAGAAGCGGATGGCCGGGCGGGCACGCAGGCGCCCGATCCGGGGCAGGAAATCGGGCAGGCGCAGCACATCGAGCGGATCGATCGGGCCGACAGCCTCGAAGAACCGCGTGATCGCCCGCGACAGCGCATCCGGGTCGCGGTCGAGCCCGTGGGTGAAGATGGTACGCTCCAGCACATCAAGGGTGACGCGGGTCATTTCCAGCGACATGTCGCGCTCGCGCGGCAGACGCCGCGTAAGGCG includes the following:
- a CDS encoding cytochrome P450; the encoded protein is MTDTSMPETGLRPPAPAPRDRPPDLFGFLSAARSNPLTTWTKAHFEKPILYGKGVMGRVLVLNEPQAIRHVLLDNASNYRKDDLQRRVLAPGLGEGLLTAEGDEWKLLRRTLAPLFSARNVTGFLSIMDDSAQRLVARLTRRLPRERDMSLEMTRVTLDVLERTIFTHGLDRDPDALSRAITRFFEAVGPIDPLDVLRLPDFLPRIGRLRARPAIRFFEEVVGELITRRRALIESGADAPRDLLTLLLEARDPETGEPLDEISVQANIVTFIGAGHETTANALTWSLYLLARAPEWAQAIRREADAVLGDGPATPQTLDKLVHTRAVLEEAMRLYPPVPFMSREALGPDRIAGIRVPKGTLVTIAPWVLHRHKTLWEEPDLFDPARFLPECRASIPRFAYLPFGAGPRVCIGQSFSMQEAILILARVLRAVDLSLAGDGAVEPLHRVTLRPDRPVVMHLRARRD